A region of the Chroicocephalus ridibundus chromosome 1, bChrRid1.1, whole genome shotgun sequence genome:
GTACAATCTGAATCTGTCATCATTTTGCATCTGGCTAACAAACCATACAGGCTTCTTTCTGGGGGTATACCATTCTTATATCACAttttcagacttctgctctccacgTGATGCCGCTAACATGATATGCCCCATCACTCATCTGCCTCAGCAAGGAGAGCATCCAGACAGCTGAGTTAGATCCCGCTGGCCATGTTCATCTTCAGACATTTTTTGACTTCACAGAGTTTCCCACTGCGTTAGGGGGAAGGAAAACTGTTCCAAGAGGGGATGACGCAGAACGTGGGGTATCTCAATTTCAGAGGTGGGCAAGGAAATGCATGCCATCATCAGAGATTGTCATGTTTGTGCTGTTCAGCCGTATCTGGCAGGCTGACGATGCTGCCAGCATTCACTCCCAGCCTTGTAGGTACAGCTAAGTGGGAGCAATTTAAGAGTCTTGTACTGACAAGCTTGTTCCTGCAGTAAAATTCTGCGTGTGcatctgcagggaggagcagggacaggtaAGAAACCAGTTGCATCAAAACAGTCTTTGCTTTCTGCCGCTCCACAACCTTCCCCAGCCGAACACTTGCTGCCCTCAGTGCCCCTGagcacacacgcatgcacacacacacgtacgcaggcacacatgtgcacacacacgcacacacatctTTCCCTGATGGTTCCCGTCTCCCCAGGCCGGCTGCAGCCCTCACTTTGCCACGTGCTCCTCTGCCCCCCTGACTTGCCATGGCAGCAGGGTGGTACCCATCCAGCCTTCTGTTCTAACCTTCCTCGCAGCCTGTTGTGTTCACATAACACCACACGAGCAATTTTCTTTTTGCCCCCACAATCCCTTCCATTTCTCTGAAGGTGTGTCTCACCCTTGGAGGACGTGATGGTGTTGGTGTCGAGCTCAATGCAGGCTCCCAAATTACTCCTAAAAATACCTCACCCTGAAGCGATGTCTGAGGCATCACTTACTTCCTCCCCCTCCAAGACCTGGAGCTGGGCAGGCTGAGCATGGTGGACCTTGCACAGGCTGCTGTGCTCTTGAGCACTGGGCACCAGGCATCACCTCACAACGCTGCCAGGATTGAGCCTACCCATCAGAGAAGCTTGTGTGGGGATCCAGAGGTCCTCCTTCCCCCTAATAACAAGACACCCAGGGTTCAGTTCCCCCCTCCACCCAGGAGGACTTCAAGGCCACATCTTCCATGAGGCCACACGCTTGACAAGGGAAGGAGAGAATGGTTTCTACCACTGGTCTCAAAGCTCAGGCGTTGTCTCAGTCTCCATGCTGACTCTGGGCAGCTCCTTCCTCCACAGCCCCATCCCTCTGGATACCTTTTGGTGGTGCCTGGCTGGCCCACTCACGTACACAGGCCCCAAGCACCGACCCAGTGCTGCGAGAGGAGGAACCATGATGTTCAAGGTAAGCAAAGTCCTGATGCCAGAAGCCGCTAGCTGCACAGTTGCAACCTATCCAGCCTGACGGGACCTTTGTTTTCCAAGATGACTTTTGATCAGCCACCTGAAAGCCCCTACTGATGCTGTGGCTGGTGGGGTGTGACACCGCAGGGTAACGCCGGGGCAACGGGTGCATTGTGAGCTCTGTGAGCATCCTTCACATGCCCAGAGACACCAACATGCAGCGCCTCGCAAGTCCGCTCCTCAGGCATGTAATTCGCAGGAGCTGCTGTGATGCTGCTTCAAAGAGGCAGTGCCTGCAGTATTTAAGAGCTCTGAGGACACTGCAGCTTAACAGTTTCAACACCGTTTTTTTAGGGGAAACAGATATTCCAGAAAGTCTTATAACAGGAGAAAAAGTAGCCGAGGAGGCCAGCCTGCGCTGGCCAGTATGGACACTTGTCCACGCTGGCAGCAGCCAAGGGTGGGTGCCCTGGAGGTACAAACTGCTCTTAAGAGGTGATCTGCCCACCCATCAGCAGAACGGTATTTTTCAGGAGCTGTGTGATTCTCTGACCACCTCTTATGGGAAGTGCGTAATTGTGACCAGGGACAAAAGGCAGCCGAGGCATATGGGGGCAAAAGACGGCaaggagctggagacaggaaCGGAGACAGGAACTCTGACGCCAGTCCCACCAGTGATCTACATGTCCAGTATTGAGTGTTGCCCTGAAGTTGCTAGAGCCAATGGCCATGAGCTTCTTGTTGTGCCTGCGTCTTACAACTATCTCTATCCTATGGATGTCGCCTGGTCTTCTTTGAAATGGTTTATTATAAACAACAGAAAGGACTTTGCCCTGAAGTCTCTTGAGAAGACCCACTCCTATAGGTGTATCCTCTTCAGTGACTTGATTGTTAAAGGAATAGAGAAGATGACCCCAAACAAATGGAAGGTAGTGATTAACAGGGTGAAGAGATGGGAGAACTACTACCTTGATGCACTTTCTTAAACAGTTCTTCCTGCAGCCAGGCCTCAAATCTGTTCTGAACGAGTCACCCtgttccagctctgctgagcccttTCCTTCAAAGGGTGTAAACCTGAAAAACCACGTGTCAATAGCACTAATAAAAGAGGTCATTTTAAATCTGAATGTTTCTTTTTAGGTGTATGCCAGGATTAGGTTGATGTGTGCTACACTTGCGTTGGAAAGGGACAGTTAATTTGCCTTATCACAGAAGCGGGCCAAAGCATGCCTAAGCCTTGTGCATAAATTCCTCTGTTACGGGAGTTGAGACCATGCCTCAGATGTAAATTCCCTCAATTTCGAGAAAGACAGGGCTGCAAAATGAATTCTGTAGGTCAAGCCTGTCTTTGACCCCAATGGGAGATCTGCTCCCGAGCAGGGAAGATGCTAGACCACAGTTGACACCAGAGTCCACGGCTTAAAGAAGTCTGAAGAATTTGATGTGACTTTCCCATCATATATGCATTAACATCTGATATCAGCTCAGTAGTTCATTACACCGAGTACCTTGCTTCCAATAGTGGTCTGCCATAAACATTTCAGTGACAGGTAAAGGAAAACTTTCCAAAAGGGAAGTTCCTTTCTGAAGCCTAATGATTAGTAGTTGGTTCTGGCTTTGAAACATGAAGAGTTCAATCTCTCAGGATAAAATACGGCACTCATCATCAGAGATTTTCTTTGTCCATGACATCGATTCCTTATTTCTCACAGAATTGAATTCAAAAGCTTATTTATGAGTGATGCAAAGTAGCATTTCTTAACAGCAGTTTTTTTCAAGTTCATTGAACACTTTCTTGGTTTTTTGGAAGTGGTTCCCAATTTACATTCCCTGTGTTGCTCATTACTGGGTATGTGTTTATTGTGTACCTCTCAGAGAACTGAGAccataaaaacataaaagaagtAAGTTACGAGATGATTCACAGGTTCACTAAAATATTTCAATACACTGAGGCAAATCTGTGCAGTTTTTCACCTGCGCGTGGAAACCATCTAAAGGAGCATTGTAATTTGTTGTGGCAGAGACATGTCTAAAAAAGGGAGTCTCATCTACCTTCAGAAGAATCCACGCATGTAATTCTCTAGAGCTGAGTTGTGaatatacagagaaaaataaCCATCTTTTCTCGGCTTCATATTCATCAGCAAAAACATCTGctatttttttacaaatatggCTGTAGCAGAGAATGGAAAATTAGGTGCTTCAAATGCAAGAAGGAAagggtgtggggaaaaaaggggagagaCTGGACGGGGACGGGAATGCTTTTATTGTCCTGGTATCATGGCCCTGAACATAATTTCACATCGGCTTGAAGCAGCAATTGCTCCACTAAATATCGATGAATATGAAGTGGTGTGAAATCAGCACAAGCAAAGACAGAGGTCCGGTGCCTCTTTGCCACAAGGACAGGCAGTAATTGCACCCTAGCTTgattttcttaagaaacaaagGATGAACACCCCATTTTCCCAATGACTTGCTTCCCGGTGTTTACCTTCACCCGATGACTCTACACTGTGCTATTGGGGGAGGTAACAGTGCGCTACAGTCAAATCAGCACCAGCCCGGTGACTTCATTGCTGTGTTCCGGATTCACATGAAGAAGGAGACCAAACCTGAACGGAGCAGAGTCCCAGACTCCTGCCTCACCGCAGCTCAGCCTTACCGGTCTCTGCCGCCATGGCTTACGCAGCTGCAGGCTTAGGGCCACATTGCAACATCTCTTCATTTGGTAAGGTGTGTCTTCTGCCATCCCTAATTCGCAGTGGAGCCCATGGGACCAGTTACAGAATCACCTGCTTTCCATCCATTTTGGCAATCAGGAAGTATCAAAAGGAAGTGATTTGTGTCACAGGAAGTCATGAGTCTTTCCTGTTTTGTATTCTTTGGTAGAACGAGGGTGAAGACTCCATGAAGGGTTTCACGGAAACAAGCCTGAGGAAAGAAGAAGTGTTTGGTGCCACATCTCCCAGAGAGCGagggaaaaaatatcctttccCTGTAAAGGGCTGGGGAAGACTCGCTGAACACCTtcactcttcccagcctcccggTAGGAGGTTCAGGGCTGCTGAAACTTTTCTACCCAGCCCTGTTTAATGCGTATGGAAAGCTGTGGGCAGGAAAAAGAACCAAGTGTGAAATCAAATGAACCCTGGTATTTTATATCAAATCCTCTGAGATGAgtcctcttctttcttcctccctccccctttgcTGCTGCATAAGCGTAATTACAACCCGTGTTTTCTACAAAACGTTGTAACCCTTTGTACCGAAGAAAAATATTGTGGCTCATACAGTTCTGACTCAAGGGGTAATTTAGGATGACAAGCAATTCCTTTAACATATGACTAAACAAGCTAATAGGAGGATGTTACCAAATAGCACGCACCTTATTCAAAAGCACTTGAAATAGCATGCATGAGTCTAATATCTTCTTGGTAGGATTTTAAATACCTATTATTTTATTAGGTTTGCTAGCAATAGCTCTTGTAGTGAGGCTCAGCACACTTGACCATTGCAGGATGTCAAAGCAAATCTCTCTGTTCCCACTCACGACTCTCCCTGCGTGACTGAAATGCACCACTAGAATAAAATGATTAAAGTATCTTTGCATAAAGAGGAGAGGCAGATGCAAATGCATATGTTGATGAAGAAGCTATAACAGATGTCCCTCTGCTCTAAGCTAGCTGGAATGCAAATCACCTGAATTTTCATGATGTCTCATTCACTAATTACTTCTAAATTCTTTTCCAAGCCTCgtcttcatggaaaaaaacatttattttcctccagcTCATGAAGTGGGCCTCTAATGATCAGCTcgacacattttttttccctattttcaaGTCGTCTGTCCTAATAGCATACTGCGACCCAGACTATATAGATGGGACAAATGCACTTGGGGCAACAGCCCAAGCCAGGGACGTAACAATTGGGCACAAGGTGTGTGAGCTTCTGTGACTGAGCAGGCAGAGTGGGGCCCACTTTGTGCCATGCCTGAGAACTGGGAGAAGGCTGGGCAGGTAGTAGAAAGGCAACCAGCAGCGCTCAAAGCCCAGCCTCTGTCTCTGTGAACTTGTTCCTTGACATTTCCTTCCGCAGCAACCACGTGGAGGAGGGACGGAGAGAAATACacggaggaaaggaggagggataCGGGAACAATGTCCTatgtaagaaatgcaaaataagaaaactgttttagaaaacaaatacatgtAAGGGCCAGACTCATTGATATGACTTAAACAGCACTTAACTGTCAGTGTCTGACGTTTCTTGTTGGCTAGCTCTAAGCCTCCTCAAATCAATGAGAAACACCAAGCCAGGAAATTAGCCTGAGTTTAGGCCAGAGGAGTATGTGTCACAGCAAATCAAAAGAGCCACGGGACTGGGAAAGTGCCACACCATTAGAAGCTGAGGCACTGGGGAGCAAAACCAACCAATATGAGaaagtccaggaaaaaaagagactaatAAAAAAGGATAGTCACCCATGCTGTGTTTCTAGCGATCAATAGGAAGCAGTTATATACCTTCTCTGCTCTGTGGCAGCCATCTCAAGAACCTTTGGATACACTGGAAGCAGTCTCGCGGTGAGGCACAGCCTTTGATGCTGGTACACAGAGACATTTTCAATAGCTCTTTTGTCAGATTCAGAGAGGGAGAAATTGATGGCATATGGAGATACACACGAATACATGCCTAATGACTTATTTGTGCCCAAACTTCTTCTCTACAGGAACATATGAGGAGTCCATTGCTATGGGGATAACTGTTCTGGCAGCTACCGTGTAGTTCTGTTATCAGATGGAGAAGGGCCAGCTGGTGCTTCAATTATCCCCAAGACTGGGACACACATATGCCAATCAAGGTCCAGCTGAGCCTAGATGATACACTGGGCTTGCTCCAGTAGCCAAGACAAACCAACTTCAAAAGCCAAAGTCAAACTGCAGAGTGACATGGGTTGTGTGTAAACATCCAGCCACCTCCGAGTCCCCAAACCAGGTGGCCACTTCCAGCCAACCTATTTGAAAAATGGCTTTTAGCACATGTCCATGGGGAAAATGGAAACTCAAGTTTTGGAAATTGTACCTGATCTGTCTCCATACGCTCACGTGGGTTGTACACTTGCACAGCCATATCACCAGGTTTGTTTTCCATGTGCTTGGGAGCATGTCAAGACACAAGACTGTCACCGGGTAGTCAGCTCCTTCATGTGCGGTCTCTCAGCCCCTCACTAAACTTGACTTGAAGGCTGAGGTTAGTATGTGGTGAATAAATAGGGAAAGGATGCAGCAAGTTGATGCGTCTTCGGAAGCAATTTTCCAAAGACTGTGAAGAACTGGTGAAGGCCGAAACAAGAGAGGTTTGTTTCAGTTTAGTTTACTGGTTTTTCCCATGACGGAGCTGGAAAGGGGGCTATGAGAGGTTGCCACAGCACTCCTCTTTGGCCAAAGCTAAGGCCAGGGGGTTGACAGTCAGCAGGTTGGCAGAGATGCTGAGTGTCACAGGTTAGAGCTGGGATCAAGGAGAACTGTGAAGGAGTCTACCCCAGGCAGAACATTTGCAGTGCCTTTACTGAGATGAGCACGAAAGAACAGCTGGAATGGCTGATCCCCAAGAGGAAAACTGAGGAAGGAAATGTTGGAAATAGTTGTTTGCATGTGAGGCTCtcagaagagctgaaaaatatttagctCCCTGACTTGCAGCACAATGGCTCAAGAACAatctctcctgccctggggcGCTGCTCAGggagctctgccttcctccagcACCAGTGCTGTGGTGTTTCTGGTAAAAGTCCTTCAGACTAAAAGCGTTCGTGGTGGTACTAAAATCAAGCTGAGTTCATTTCAGCCAAAGTCTAAAATGGATAATGAGAAAACAATCCCATTGAATGCTTCTTCACTTAGTTTGGACTCTAAGGATCACAGATACCCCACAGCCACTGAGCTCCTTCAGGCTGGAAGAGCCCTATTCCAGCAGCCACATAAGTCGTCTCAGAACCTGTGaggatgttttttttcccttaaaatccCAAAAGTTCCTTTCTTTATTACAACACAAGGatttcagcttttgtttaaaaacacacagcCTTTGTGTTGTAAAAGAAAGCCTAAAGGTGCAAACACTAGAAGTTTAAAAGCCAGTAATCCTCTTATTTTCTGAGTCTTCAACACTTGGCATTGGTGACAACATCCGATAGTGAAAGACCTGTGCAAATGAGCTACTGCATAAGGTTAAGCTGCCCATCTATACACCATGAATGCTCTACTTGAGTAATTTTATGGAACAGGGAAGCAGGAGAGACTCTCTAGTTCTGTAGGCACCAGAAGAGTGTGACCTGGCTCACTTTCTGGGATGGGAACACCTACAAGAGGATCCTGTGTAGATCCCCTGCTGTCACTGAGCGCTTCAAGGATCTCTATCCTCGCTGCCTCCTCTCACTTGCAGAAACTCAATCGAATTGAATTCTCTATTCCTCTTTTAAACTTGCCAGGACTAATGGTACAACCCTGGTTTCAGTAAGAAACCAGACTTCGAGGTCCCCAGCTGGTTTCTGAACAAGAAACTGAAACAAATCTGAGCTGCTGTCTCCCCCCAGTGTCAGCATATTTTCTTGTTTAAGGCTGCAACTGCAGCACGTAGGATGcccaaaggtaaaaaaaaaccctgctgtaaCCTATCCAGTGATAGCATAGATCAAAACTACCCTGTTATGTCAGAGAGCAGATATTGGTTCAGGTTAAGGAATGGATAAGACCTCTTCTTATTTTGGAAACTCTAGGATATTCTAATCAGCCTGCTGCAACACCCATCACAGGCTCTAGGGGTTATGTATGCTGCAGTGCAACTCCaaagttaaggaaaaaagcaGCCAGGTTGGACCAGATTTTAAGTCTTACACGTACAAAAAGAGGTTTTCTGTTTTGGCTGTAGAGGCAAAAAGGCAGTGATGTGGAGGACTTCTGAGGAGACTCCTCACAGATGCTTCCTCCCTGACTCAAGCCAGGGACAAAAAAGAGGCTTCTTGTGTTAATTCCCTTCTTGCGCATGTTTGGCAAGGTAGGGCCCCCAGATTTTAATACCAGTCTTGATTGCTTTGGGTGCTAAATGGTGCCCAGTTGGTGCCCAATTGCTTTGATCCTAAATGACTTGTGTTAAAGGGAGATTGTAAACCTTTGATTCTGCTTACAGAGCAACTGTACTGAAGCAGAGAATACCTCTGCTTTCAgtgttaaaaccaaaaaaaataaactcatcaTTACTCTTGGTTTAGAAAAATCTACTCTTGGTTGAGAGTCTGAAAAAATCTAGATTTGGGCCAATATTCAAAGGCAAGCGGGGGCTGCGTGGAGCCAAGACATTGCTTACTTTTGAAGCTGGTGGACACTACACAGGCTTGACAATTTCCTGCTAAGGTTTGGGCGTGTGGCTTAGCTAAGTACCTTGGCGCCTTTCCCTCAACAGCTGTTTAATGGAGGTGGTTAGCAGAGTCTGTCCTCACTGAACACCACAGAGCCATTTAATTAAATTACCATTCAATTCCAGCTTTGCATAGAGAGATGACTGCCGAGCCTGTAGAGGGAAACTGCTGGTTTACAATGGCACCACGAATTCCCCAGCCTGGCAGTCCTGAGGCTGCTGTAGCAAGGATATTCCTGTATCCCGGGAATGGCTTTCTGCAATGCTTATATTCCCCAGACACCAAGGTGACCGCATGAACAGCGAGATTTTAAAAACCACTGCCTTTCCTGGTGAGTAACTCCACCACAGCGAGAGCCCTCTGAGCATCAGCTGTATCGGCTGCACATAAACTAAGGTAATGCTGGAAAGGGGGATATGGCAGCAGCCTGCGCTGCTGTGACCACAGCCATCACCtcagcccgcagccgcagggagagggcaggagcgagcCATCCCAGAGGCATCCCGCATCCTGCTGGGGCTCCCAAGACTTCTCCAAGGGCCCTccacctctcctcttccctcctctcccctctccactGTTGGATTTCAGCTTCACCTTAACTTCCAGAAGATACCAGGATCTAGGAAGTGCTTTATAATGGAAACGTGAAGGCAAATGTACCTGTTGGCACTGCTACACATGGctaagcttttatttctgtgaaaaaaatctgctctgttGATTATCCTACCGTGACCATATTAGCTTATCCTCCAGGGTTTGGTGTTATTACACATGCAGGAATAGCTAGTAATGGTCATGAAAACCCCCTCTGCTTCACAGGCCGAGTAGTAAGTAGAGCCATACGCAGTTCTCAGATACTGTGCATAGCAAAATAATGTAAGAAACCTTCTAGCATGAAGCTTCCTCAAAGGTTTTCACACTGACACTGTGATTTGCATTACTCTAAGGAAGTCGTAAGTATGGAAAGGGGTTTCAGAAAGACCTGCCCGGAAAAGCTCCTCTCCTGTGCGCTTGTTCATCTGGATTCAATAAAGGGCCCACAAGTTTCAGATTTACACCCCTGCAGGAAAGCAGTTGCTCTGAAGAAGTTGCATAGAGTCCTCCCCATTTCCTCCTGTCTGTCCATCAACCTTGTACACACCCCTCACGGAtgcagtatttttctctttaaaaccaGCCACCTCCTTGCAGCTAGTATTTAAAAACTGCCTCCCCTGCAGCTCTAACTGTAGCATTTGAGTAAGCAGCAACCAAGGCcattgctggttttttttaacaaaggttTTTTTATTGCATAAATAGAGGCTTAGATATTTTGCTGTAGGTATAAAAAGTTGAGATATCGTTCAAGTGAATGTTACTCTTGAGGGTTTTATTCCTTTGACACATCCTTCATCTACAGGAAGGCTTCATTCTCCCAGGAAAGGAATCCAATGCAAGCTGCCAAGTGTCAGAAAATCTGCAGGGTGGGGAAacagcagtgagaacagcagGCATGATACACTGGCAGCGCAGGGGCGAAATCTGCCTGCCCACGTGGCACACCGCAATCGGAGCTAATCGCGGCTCTGCCATGCTGACACCAGAGAACATCTTTAGGGCAGGAGAATTCACCCCTTCTCACAATCCCATTATAGAGAGACATAGCCGACAGTCGGAGAGATGGCAGAATTTAGGAAGGACTGGGCCTCTGGTGGGCAACACCAGGTGACGGGGCAACTAGGAtattttctgcaaaatcaaaGATGCTTTAATGCCAGTCATTCAACAAGGTCAACGTCACACTGCTGGACACAGAGGCCTTGTGGGATGAGCTCGTTACCCTGGCGCAGCAATCCCTTGGGATGTGTACTCTGCCAGGCAGAACTCCCTGGGACCCAGCGCTGCACACGCAGCACAGTATGGTCTGCTCATTACAGGTTGCTCGCTCACAGGGCAGCCCACCTCTCATTTGTTTAGCAATAAAACTCCATATAACTTACTCTGACTTACTgcaaaaatggaaagaagtgTTCTCACAGCATTTTCCAGTGGCTAGCgaaactgatttaaaataaaagtttaaaatggcACAAGTCTGCCCAGAGACAAGTCCTCAGTCTGATGTAAACAGGAGACTGAAAAAcacctttgtttttttgtttcttctatgTGAATAAGCCACTTCGTTCCCATGGTTATTTCCAGAGTCCCATTTCTAGTCACAATTTCCAATCCTTGATGTGCAAAATAAATCAGTGATAGGTTTGAAATCAAAACTAGTAAACATTTCTAAAAACTGAAACTCTCTTCATTATGTGAGGTGATGACCCCAAAAAGGGAAAGTTAAGTTTTTTAGTTTAATAAAGAGTAACATTACATCAAACTCCCACTGAGCTTACAAAGGGCAGGCAGGAATAGAATTCccatttttctgcagaacagaGAGATGTGAAATGAACTGATACAAAAATCACATACCAAACAAGTCAGGGAATACAATCTTAGCACTAGTCAGCATTCATTTTGCTAACAGACTTGATCCAATAAGGCAACGATTGTTTAAACTTTGAAAGACGAGGGAAGGAATTCAGCCCATGGGGAATGAAAACTCAAAACTTTAAGAAATTTGGTAATattcgttttgcttttttatgcAGAAAGATGTCAGTTTTTCTCAGTGAAGCGTGTCTGGTGGATGTTACATAGCATAACCTGTAGCATCTCTGTTACCTTGGGAAGTTCCATGGCATGAGATTTGGCCCTTCCAGCTAAACCATCTACTTGTCATGTATTTAACTAAGACGGAATGGCTGATTCTTAATTATGATTAATGATGATCCTAATTATGTCACTTAAGGCCAAGAAGTCTTATTGCATCATCTTGTCTGTCATGCCTCTAATGCATTTTTTGCCCAATTTAACCATCTCTTTATGCATCGGGACTTCCTGTGCAATTGGTTGGGCGTAAAAATTCAGGGAGATTAAGAGCAGAGAAGGAACGCTGTGCTAAGATCTCCTAAATCACGAACCATGGCTGCCAAGTTTTGTGGTGGTAACTGCAATTCCTACAAAGAATGGGCATGATACAGCTGTGCAAATACACTGAAACATCACAGGAGGCAAATATTACAAGAACTCAGATAATGGGCTAGTTCTAATTGCACAATCTAAATGCATCCAAGTCAAAACTTAATGGGATTGATATGTCAATGCCATTATCGAACACCCAGATGTCAAATAAATTCTATACCTGAGAGACTCTTCAATCAtccttcttctctgcttctcttttcgATTTCTCTTCACGTTCcctcttcagtttttcttcaatttttttgcTCTGGTACATTTTCACTCCAGCAAACGCTAAGCAAAGAATCAATGTTTTAGCTGCCAAAATGTACATCAGCAATGGGAAATTCTCCAAAGCCTGAaatgtaaaacagtatttttaagcaGTTACTGGAACACTTGGACAATTAAAAATGAATCTACAGGGATGCGATACAGCTTCCTACAGCAACAGCATTATTCAAAACAATGGTAATGCTCCcctgttcattcttttttttttttgtaggatacTTTAAACTAGGCAGATCAATGTCTAGGGGAAAGGACCAAACGAAGTTCACTTCACTCAAGTTTGTATATGAAGCCCCTTTGAAcaggtttttgttgcttttgcttGCTTTACAGCAAACGGAATACTGGCACGATCTAGAGCTGAAAAAGGCGAAGAACTGAATATCTAAGGATAATTGTAAAAGTGGAAACACTTCTGAATAATTCTAATGAGTGATGGATCCGTGCATATCAGCTATCAGATGTGATCCCCAAAGACACTTTTGTGCTCCTAGAAATTTTAATCTATGGTAGTTTTGCAATTAACTTGCCCAGA
Encoded here:
- the C1H21orf140 gene encoding uncharacterized protein C21orf140 homolog encodes the protein MPRDTNMQRLASPLLRHVIRRSCCDAASKRQCLQYLRALRTLQLNSFNTVFLGETDIPESLITGEKVAEEASLRWPVWTLVHAGSSQGWVPWRYKLLLRGDLPTHQQNGIFQELCDSLTTSYGKCVIVTRDKRQPRHMGAKDGKELETGTETGTLTPVPPVIYMSSIECCPEVARANGHELLVVPASYNYLYPMDVAWSSLKWFIINNRKDFALKSLEKTHSYRCILFSDLIVKGIEKMTPNKWKVVINRVKRWENYYLDALS
- the SMIM11 gene encoding small integral membrane protein 11; protein product: MVAFNWKALENFPLLMYILAAKTLILCLAFAGVKMYQSKKIEEKLKREREEKSKREAEKKDD